The Sandaracinus amylolyticus genomic interval AACACGATCGAGTCGACGAGCAGCGAGGCCAAGAGCGCGCTCGGCAAGCTCGCGTACGTGATGCGCGGCCTCGCGCACCTCGGCGAGTTCGAGAGCTTCGACGCGCGCATCGAGACCGAGCTCGGCAGCGCGAGCCTGCGCGCGATGGCGCTGACGGTCGCGAACATCGCGCCGCCCGAGACGATCTTCGCGCGCGGCGCGCCCGAGCTGGTCGCCGACGACGGCTGGCTCGACCTGACGCTGGTGAGCGCCGAGACCGCGCTCGGCGCGGTGGCCGCGGGCATCGAGCTGGTGGCGTCGACGATCGTCGGCGCGGAGGCGACGGGGCCGCACGTGGGATGGGCGCGATGCCGGAAGGCGAGGATCGTCGCGGACCCGCCGCAGCACGTGCTGGTCGATGGCGACGTGATCGGGATGACGCCGGTCGAGGTGGAGATCGTGGAGAAGGGACTGGCGATCCGGGCGCCGCGCTGAGGCGAGTGAGCGTGCGCGTGAGCGTGAGCGTGCGCGTGAGCGTGAGCGTGCGCGTGAGCGTGAGCGTGAGCGTGCGACGGCGGGTGCGGCGGCGACGGCGGGTGCGGCGGCGACGGCGGGTGCGGCGGCGACGGCGGGTGCGGCGGCGACGGCGGGTGCGGCGGCGGGTGCGGCGGCGATGGCGGGTAGCGCGCGGCATCGCGCGGAGCGCGAAGCGCAAGCCGAGCGATCCGGCGCGATGCGCGAAGCGCGAGCCCGAACGATCCGGCGCGATGCGCGAAGCGCGAGCCGGTCCGCGAGACGTACGAGCCCGCAGAGCGGGCTCGTGCGTCTCGCTCTTCGCCCACCAAAGAAAGAAGGCGCGCTCTCCCTCCCCGCGCGGCCGAAGCCTCACCAGCCGGGGCGCGGTGCGGGGGTCCGCGCGCAGATTCCGCAGAGGCCCACCCGCCATCCAGAGCGCAGCGCGAGACAGTGCACGCGAGCGCGCAGCGCTCGCGCGCACGACACCACCTCGCCAGCTACCTCATCGCGCACCGCACGCGATCCTCGAGGACTGCCCGAGCACGGACCCCCGCACCGCGCCCCTGCCGAAGCCTCCTCCGCGCGCGGCCTCGGCCCCCTCCACTCGACTACACTCGCGCCTCAAATGGCTCGTACAGAACGCCTCGTCCTCGTCGACGGCAGCTGGCTCGTCTTCCGCGCCTTCTTCGGCCTCCCGTCCAATCTCGCGACGCGCACCGGGCTCCACACCAACGCGACCTTCGGGTTCGCGACGATGTTCCGGAAGCTCTTCTCGGGACGCATGCCCGATCGCGGCGCCGTGGTGTTCGACGCGCCCGGCGCGACGGTGCGCGAGGAGAAGTTCCCCCAGTACAAGGCGCAGCGTCCGCCGATCGCGGGCGAGCTGCGCGAGCAGCTGGCGTGGATCGATCGCGTCGTCTCCGCGAACCACTTCCCGATGCTGCGCGTGCCCGGCTACGAGGCCGACGACGTCATCGCGACGCTCGCGAAGCGCGGGCTCGAGATGGGCATGGAGGTCGTGATCGTCGCGGGCGACAAGGACCTCGCCCAGATGGTGCGCGACGGGATCCGCATGCAGGACACGATGAAGGACGTCGTCTACGACGCCGAGCTCGTGCGGAAGAAGTGGGGCGTGCCCCCGCAGCGCATCCCCGACCTGCTCGCGCTGATGGGCGACAACGTCGACAACATCCCGGGCGTGCCCGGGATCGGTCAGAAGGGCGCGGCGACGCTGCTCGAGACCTACGGGTCGCTCGACGGGATCCTCGCGAACGTCGAGCAGCTGAAGGGCAAGCAGAAGGCCGCGCTGATCGAGCACGCCGAGGAGGTGAAGCTCTATCGCGAGCTCGCGACGATCGATCCCGACGTGCCGCTCGACGTGTCGCTCGACGCGCTGATCATCGCGCCGCCCGATCGCACCGAGCTCGACGCGCTCTACCGCGAGCTCGAGTTCTACTCGCTGCTCTCGGGCGGCGACGAGGCGCGCGCGAGCGACACCACGACGAGCGCGGTGCGCTGCCTCGGGACGATCGACGCGGCGCGCGCCGCGATGGACGCGCTGCCGCGCGATCGGGACGTCGCGGTGGTGCCGGTGTTCGAGCCGATCGCGCACGTCGTGCGCGGCGATCTCGTGGGCATCGCGTTCGGCGCGACCGCGGGCGATCCGTTCTATCTGCCGCTGACCGGGCAGGGCGACTGCCTCGGCGACGAAGGGCTCGCGCTGGTGCGCGCGTTCTTCGAGGACGCGTCGCGCCCCAAGGCGGTGCACGACGCGAAGCAGCTCGAGATCCTGCTGCGCCGCGCGTTTGGTCCGAGCGAGGACGACATCACGCTGCGCGGCGACGTGTTCGACACGATGCTCGCGTCGTTCCTCGTCGAGCCGAACAAGTGCATCCCGCACCGGCTCGATCAGGTCGCGAAGGAGTACGTGCAGCGCGGCGTGCCGCCGCTGAAGTCGCTGGTCGGCAGCGGGCAGAAGGAGCGCAAGCCGAGCGAGGCGACCTGCGAGGAAGCCGCGTCGTGGGCGGGACAGCTCGCCGACGTGGTGCTCGCGCTCGCGCCGGTGCTGCGCGAGCGGCTCGAGAAAGAAGGACAACGCGGCGTGTACGACGGCGTGGAGCGCCCGCTCTCGAGCGTGCTCGCGTCGATGGAGATCGCGGGCATCCGCGTCGACCAGGACGACCTCGGCGCGATGAGCGAGGAGTTCAAGGCGCGCAAGGCCGAGATCGAGCAGCGCATCTACGCGCTCGCGGGTCGCGAGTTCAACATCGGCTCGACGAAGCAGCTCGCGGACGTGCTCTTCGAGGAGCTGAAGCTGCCCGTCGTGAAGAAGACGAAGACCGGGTACAGCACCGACGCCGAGGTGCTCGAGCGGCTCGCGCCGAAGCACGAGATCGCGCAGCTGATCCTCCAGCAGCGCGAGCTCGCGAAGCTGATCAACACGTACACCGACGTGCTGCGCGAGGCGGTGTCGCCCGAGACGGGGCGCGTGCACGCGAGCTTCCTGCAGACGACCGGCGTGTCGGGGCGGCTCATCACGACCGATCCCGATCTGCAGCGCACGCCGGTGCGCACGCCCGAGGGCAAGCGCATCCGCAAGGCGTTCGTCGCGCCCGAAGGCACGGTGCTGATCGCCGCGGACTGGAGCCAGATCGAGCTGCGCGTGCTCGCGCACTTCTCGGACGACGCGCGGCTGCTCGAGGCGTTCCGCGAGAACCTCGACCTGCATCGCCGCACCGCGTCGCTGCTCTTCTCGGTCGCGCCCGAGGACGTCACGCCCGAGCAGCGCAACACCGGCAAGACGGTGAACTTCGCGACGATCTACGGGCAGGGCGCGACCGCGCTCGGCCAGATCCTCGGCATCCCGCGCAAGGACGCGCAGCGCTACATCGAGCAGTACTTCGAGCACTACGCGGGCGTGCGCGCGTGGCTCGATCGCACCATCGCGAGGGCGCACGAGACCGGCTACGTCGAGACGCTGCTCGGTCGGCGCCGCTACATCCCGGAGCTGTCGAGCCTGAACTCGACGGATCGCGCGACCGGCGAGCGCATCGCGGCGAACACGCCGATCCAGGGCTCGGCGGCGGACCTCTGCAAGCTCGCGATGCTCGCGATCGCGCGGCGACTGCCCGAGGTCGCGCCGAGGACGCGCATGCTGCTGCAGGTGCACGACGAGCTCGTGTTCGAGGCGCCGCCCGCGGAGGTGGAGCTTGCGAGCGAGGTCATCCGTGGCGAGATGCAGCGCCCGTGGTCCGAGCTGCGGGCTCCACTGGTGGTGGAGATCGGCGTCGGGCGGAGCTGGGGCGAGGCGAAGTAGGCGCGCGATCACGGCGCGCGTCGCTCTTCGCGAAGGCCCCACGGGGAGGTCTTGCGTGAGAGCCAGAGATTGCTCGTGCTTCGTCTCGATCCTCGCGGCGATGGCCGCGATCCCCGCGGCCGCGCGCGCCCACGACGTGATGGTCGACGGCAGCCCGGCGGAGTGGTCGTCGCGCACGGTCCCGACGAACGTCGCGCTCGTGGTGCGCACGATCGATCCGACCGGCGAGCTCGTGTGGAGCGACGCGGCGGGCGACACGCGCACCGATCTGTCGGCGCCGGGGCCCGAGCTCGCGGCGGATCTGCAGCGGTTCGCGGTGACGAGCTCGGCGAGCGGGCTGCACTTCCTCGTGGTGCTCGGGCCGAGGCCGATCGGCGGGGATCCCGCGCAGGTGCAGATCGCGATCGACCTCGATCGCACGAGCGGCAGCGGCGAGGCGAACCTCGGCGGGTTCGCGGACACGACGGTCCCGGCCGACGCGGAGTGGGAATTCCTGGTCCAGACGCAGCACACCGGCGGCGCTCCGAGCGTGCGCGTGCTGAGCACGGCGTTCGCGCAGGTCGGCACCGGGACGATCGCGCAGGCGGCGACCGGCGCGATGGAGATCTCGATCCCGTGGGCCGCGCTCTCGCGCACCGGGCCGCCCGCGGTGATGCGCCTGACGGTCGCGACGTTCCGCGAGGACGCGAGCAACGGCAACACGCGCGCGGTGGGCGATCCGTCGATCTCGAACGCGCTCGACGCGCTGACGAACTACGGCGGGCCGGGGCGCGCGGGGAACACGTGGGACGACGTGATGGACGGCGACGTCGATCATCACGTCGACGTGTTCTTCGACACGACGAGCGGCGAGGTGATCGCGCCGCTGCTCGTCGCGCGCATCGCGCCGAACACGGCGGGCTCGGCGGAGCCCGACGAGTGGTTCGCGATCCACAACCAGACCGCGTCGGGGCTCTCGCTCGAGGGCGTGAAGGTCGGCGACGAGGAGACGATCCGCCCGGGCGCCGGCGCCGAGGGGATGCTGGCGTTCCCGGCGGGCGCGATGATCGCGGCGGGGGACACGATCGTCATCGCGCGGCGCGCGATGGTGTTCGCGATGAGCTTCGGTGCGTCGCCGGACTACGAGCTCGAGGCGAGCGATCCGGCGGTCCCCGAGCTCACGCCCTATCTCGCGTGGTTCACCGGCACGCCGGGACAGGCGGGGCTCGGCAACGGCGGGGACGAGATCCTGATCGTCGACGCGCGCGACACGATCGTCGACGTCGTCACGTGGGGCACGTCGAGCGCGCTCGGCGTGACCGCGCTCGACCCGGCGCCCGCCGAAGGCCAGGTGGCGATCCGCGGTCCCGCGACGCGCGACACCGACAACGCCGACGCGGACTTCTCGGCGCTGGTCGGCGCGTGTGATCGCGCGGAGCCCGCGTCGTGCGGGGGCTGCTACGAGTGCGCGGCGCTCTTCACCTGCGAGGTGAGGGCGGCGGGCACGGCGTGCCCCGACGAGGATCTCTGCGACGGCGAGGAGACCTGCGACGCGACGGGGAACTGCCTCGCGGCGGCGATGCCGCTCGACTGCGACGACGCGAACCCGTGCACCGCCGACTCGTGCGACGCGGCGACGGGCTGCGCGAACGATCCGGTCGCGGCGGGGACGGCGTGCGCCGACGACGATCTCTGCGACGGCGCGGAGACGTGCGACGCCGCGGGCGCGTGCGCGAC includes:
- a CDS encoding diacylglycerol kinase family protein, with product MQRGLLVWNARAGAQDDARREEIVSLLGRALELEIHELEEGASATPAAREAIARGVDVIVAAGGDGTVSSCASAVLGTRAELAIVPCGTSNSIARALGLPTDVEGACEVIASGAPRWIDAARVGEHAMVLLASIGFHANTIESTSSEAKSALGKLAYVMRGLAHLGEFESFDARIETELGSASLRAMALTVANIAPPETIFARGAPELVADDGWLDLTLVSAETALGAVAAGIELVASTIVGAEATGPHVGWARCRKARIVADPPQHVLVDGDVIGMTPVEVEIVEKGLAIRAPR
- the polA gene encoding DNA polymerase I, which translates into the protein MARTERLVLVDGSWLVFRAFFGLPSNLATRTGLHTNATFGFATMFRKLFSGRMPDRGAVVFDAPGATVREEKFPQYKAQRPPIAGELREQLAWIDRVVSANHFPMLRVPGYEADDVIATLAKRGLEMGMEVVIVAGDKDLAQMVRDGIRMQDTMKDVVYDAELVRKKWGVPPQRIPDLLALMGDNVDNIPGVPGIGQKGAATLLETYGSLDGILANVEQLKGKQKAALIEHAEEVKLYRELATIDPDVPLDVSLDALIIAPPDRTELDALYRELEFYSLLSGGDEARASDTTTSAVRCLGTIDAARAAMDALPRDRDVAVVPVFEPIAHVVRGDLVGIAFGATAGDPFYLPLTGQGDCLGDEGLALVRAFFEDASRPKAVHDAKQLEILLRRAFGPSEDDITLRGDVFDTMLASFLVEPNKCIPHRLDQVAKEYVQRGVPPLKSLVGSGQKERKPSEATCEEAASWAGQLADVVLALAPVLRERLEKEGQRGVYDGVERPLSSVLASMEIAGIRVDQDDLGAMSEEFKARKAEIEQRIYALAGREFNIGSTKQLADVLFEELKLPVVKKTKTGYSTDAEVLERLAPKHEIAQLILQQRELAKLINTYTDVLREAVSPETGRVHASFLQTTGVSGRLITTDPDLQRTPVRTPEGKRIRKAFVAPEGTVLIAADWSQIELRVLAHFSDDARLLEAFRENLDLHRRTASLLFSVAPEDVTPEQRNTGKTVNFATIYGQGATALGQILGIPRKDAQRYIEQYFEHYAGVRAWLDRTIARAHETGYVETLLGRRRYIPELSSLNSTDRATGERIAANTPIQGSAADLCKLAMLAIARRLPEVAPRTRMLLQVHDELVFEAPPAEVELASEVIRGEMQRPWSELRAPLVVEIGVGRSWGEAK
- a CDS encoding lamin tail domain-containing protein; the protein is MRARDCSCFVSILAAMAAIPAAARAHDVMVDGSPAEWSSRTVPTNVALVVRTIDPTGELVWSDAAGDTRTDLSAPGPELAADLQRFAVTSSASGLHFLVVLGPRPIGGDPAQVQIAIDLDRTSGSGEANLGGFADTTVPADAEWEFLVQTQHTGGAPSVRVLSTAFAQVGTGTIAQAATGAMEISIPWAALSRTGPPAVMRLTVATFREDASNGNTRAVGDPSISNALDALTNYGGPGRAGNTWDDVMDGDVDHHVDVFFDTTSGEVIAPLLVARIAPNTAGSAEPDEWFAIHNQTASGLSLEGVKVGDEETIRPGAGAEGMLAFPAGAMIAAGDTIVIARRAMVFAMSFGASPDYELEASDPAVPELTPYLAWFTGTPGQAGLGNGGDEILIVDARDTIVDVVTWGTSSALGVTALDPAPAEGQVAIRGPATRDTDNADADFSALVGACDRAEPASCGGCYECAALFTCEVRAAGTACPDEDLCDGEETCDATGNCLAAAMPLDCDDANPCTADSCDAATGCANDPVAAGTACADDDLCDGAETCDAAGACATGTPVDCSDDDPCTEDVCTAATGACTNPPAAAGTSCADEDVCDGAETCDASGACADATPLDCEDANPCTTNACDAATGCTSEPVAAGVACDDGNGCTTGDACDAEGMCVGTPDDTCDAGPLDAATDEDAAVTDDAAVGTDAGRRDGGAADGGGPADGDDDGCDCRAAGARGRRDGTAAIALLAAIGLVVAMRRRRG